Proteins encoded in a region of the Orcinus orca chromosome 8, mOrcOrc1.1, whole genome shotgun sequence genome:
- the LOC101281452 gene encoding 60S ribosomal protein L36a: MVNVPKTRRTFCKKCGKHQPHKVTQYKKGKDSLYAQGKRRYDRKQSGYGGQTKPIFRKKAKTTKKIVLRLECVEPNCRSKRMLAIKRCKHFELGGDKKRKGQVIQF; the protein is encoded by the coding sequence ATGGTGAACGTTCCTAAAACCCGCCGGACTTTCTGTAAGAAGTGCGGCAAGCACCAACCCCACAAAGTGACACAGTACAAGAAGGGCAAGGATTCTCTGTATGCCCAGGGAAAACGGCGTTATGACAGGAAGCAGAGTGGCTATGGTGGGCAGACTAAGCCGATTTTCCGGAAAAAGGCTAAAACTACAAAGAAGATTGTGCTGAGGCTTGAATGTGTTGAGCCGAACTGCAGATCTAAGAGAATGCTGGCTATTAAGAGATGCAAGCATTTTGAGCTGGGAGGAGATAAGAAGAGAAAGGGCCAAGTGATCCAGTTCTGA